From Chryseobacterium sp. H1D6B, a single genomic window includes:
- a CDS encoding VF530 family protein, whose protein sequence is MEQSKDPLHGKRLDAILEELVEYYGGFEKLSEQINIKCFTDKPSISSSLKFLRKTDWARTKVESLYLFVLRQKKRDETKSRK, encoded by the coding sequence ATGGAACAATCCAAAGATCCCTTACACGGAAAAAGACTTGATGCTATTCTTGAGGAGTTAGTGGAATATTATGGAGGATTTGAGAAGCTGAGTGAACAAATTAACATCAAATGTTTTACAGATAAACCAAGCATCAGCTCTTCTTTGAAGTTTTTGAGAAAAACTGATTGGGCAAGAACAAAAGTTGAAAGTCTGTATCTATTTGTTTTGAGACAGAAAAAACGAGACGAAACAAAGAGCAGAAAGTAA
- a CDS encoding peptidylprolyl isomerase gives MTIENNHVVAVSYILHTIEEDGSKILVEETTAENPLTFLHGVGMMIPKFEQNILGLKAGDKAAFTITPEEAYGERQADAIVQLPIDMFKESGVPPIGAVLPLSDDQGNNFQALVIEVLPEVVMADLNHPMAGKTLDFQVEILNTRPATEEELAHGHSHGIDGTDAH, from the coding sequence ATGACAATCGAAAACAATCATGTTGTAGCTGTAAGTTACATACTTCACACAATCGAAGAGGATGGAAGTAAGATTCTTGTAGAAGAAACAACAGCAGAAAATCCACTTACATTTTTACATGGTGTAGGAATGATGATTCCAAAATTTGAACAAAATATCCTTGGTTTGAAAGCTGGAGATAAAGCAGCCTTTACGATTACTCCTGAAGAAGCTTATGGGGAAAGACAGGCGGATGCTATTGTACAGCTGCCAATTGATATGTTTAAGGAATCCGGGGTTCCGCCTATTGGAGCTGTTTTACCTTTGTCTGATGATCAAGGGAATAATTTTCAAGCATTGGTGATAGAAGTATTGCCTGAAGTTGTAATGGCAGACCTTAACCACCCAATGGCAGGAAAAACTTTAGATTTCCAGGTGGAAATTTTAAACACACGTCCGGCTACGGAAGAAGAATTGGCACATGGTCATTCTCATGGAATTGACGGAACAGATGCTCATTAA
- a CDS encoding YchJ family protein → MDCPCCSGRSYEECCKPYHTGEKHAPTAEALMRSRFSAFAIPNGDYLMETTLPGKRKLHNKKDLQEWGEINQWTKLEIIRTPALNQVEFKAHYVDEDGNQQVHHEFSIFQKMHERWYYVSGEFLD, encoded by the coding sequence ATGGATTGTCCCTGCTGCTCCGGCAGATCTTATGAAGAATGCTGTAAACCTTATCATACAGGAGAAAAACATGCTCCTACAGCAGAAGCTCTAATGCGCTCAAGATTTTCTGCATTTGCCATCCCGAACGGAGACTATTTAATGGAAACTACACTTCCCGGAAAACGTAAATTACATAATAAAAAGGATTTACAGGAATGGGGAGAAATTAATCAGTGGACAAAATTAGAAATCATCAGAACCCCTGCTTTGAATCAGGTTGAGTTTAAAGCTCATTATGTAGATGAGGACGGAAACCAGCAGGTACATCATGAGTTTTCTATTTTTCAGAAGATGCATGAACGCTGGTATTATGTTTCCGGAGAATTTTTAGATTAA
- a CDS encoding M3 family metallopeptidase, with protein sequence MKNISSVLLISALAFNYSCTTMKKTDIQQEVPVPDSSLSSNPFMKKSKLQYEAPEFDKIKNEHFKPAFEFGLKQHDAEILKIANNSEAPTFENTIVVLEKSGEVLKRAVIVFSNLTGANTNPTLQALDEEYAPIFAAHSDKMYLNDNLYKRIKAIKEDGLDSESKRLVQFYKQNFEIAGANLSTADKEKLKQVNQELASLSTQYSNKLLEARKQGGVFFSDAKELDGLSSDEIAAAGIDAKNAGQPGKYLLALQNTTQQPLLQNLKNRASREKLFKASWTRAEKGDANDTRETIEKLAKLRLKKAQILGKKSFAEWKLQDQMAKTPEAATKLMNQIATPAVETAGREAKDIQDLIDQQKGGFKVEPWDWNFYAEQVRKAKFDLDENEIKPYFEVTTVLEKGVFYAAEKFYGITFKKRTDLPTYHPDVVAYEVFDHDGKSIAIYYLDFYTRDSKNGGAWMSNFVEQSYLLGTKPVIVNCFNYQKPAPGKPSLISYDDVSTMFHEFGHSIHGMFANQKYPSLSGTNVPRDFVEFPSQINEHWALDPIVLKNYALHYQTKQPIPQTLVDKIKKASTFNQGYMTTELVSAAELDMDWHTVTNESQLIPVLDFEKQSLATHGFTLATVPPRYHTPYFAHIWGGGYSAGYYAYLWSETLDNDAWEWISKNGGLTRENGDRFRKYILSVGNSVDLNQAFRDFTGHNPDIKPLLRNRGFIK encoded by the coding sequence ATGAAAAATATTTCATCAGTATTGTTAATTTCTGCTTTGGCATTCAATTACTCCTGTACTACAATGAAAAAAACCGACATCCAGCAAGAAGTTCCGGTTCCGGATTCTTCCCTTTCATCAAACCCTTTTATGAAAAAAAGCAAGCTTCAATATGAAGCTCCTGAGTTTGATAAAATTAAAAATGAACACTTTAAACCCGCTTTTGAATTTGGTTTAAAACAACATGACGCTGAAATTCTAAAAATCGCTAATAATTCCGAGGCTCCGACTTTTGAGAATACAATCGTAGTTTTAGAAAAGAGCGGTGAAGTGTTGAAAAGAGCGGTTATTGTATTTTCAAATTTAACCGGCGCAAATACAAATCCTACCCTGCAGGCTTTAGATGAAGAATATGCTCCAATTTTTGCGGCCCATTCTGATAAAATGTATCTTAATGACAATCTTTACAAAAGAATAAAAGCCATTAAAGAAGATGGCTTAGATTCAGAAAGTAAAAGATTAGTGCAGTTCTACAAACAGAATTTTGAAATTGCAGGTGCTAATCTTTCTACAGCCGACAAAGAAAAATTAAAGCAGGTGAACCAGGAGCTGGCTTCTCTTTCCACTCAATATTCAAATAAATTATTAGAAGCAAGAAAACAGGGCGGCGTGTTCTTTTCTGATGCAAAGGAATTAGACGGACTTTCCAGTGACGAAATTGCAGCAGCCGGTATAGACGCAAAAAATGCAGGCCAGCCAGGAAAGTATCTATTAGCTTTACAAAATACTACACAGCAGCCTCTTTTACAAAACCTTAAAAACAGAGCTTCAAGAGAAAAACTTTTCAAAGCTTCTTGGACTAGAGCTGAAAAAGGAGATGCTAATGATACAAGAGAAACCATCGAAAAACTAGCTAAGCTTAGACTGAAAAAGGCACAGATTTTAGGTAAAAAAAGCTTCGCAGAATGGAAACTTCAGGATCAAATGGCAAAAACACCTGAAGCAGCAACTAAATTAATGAACCAGATTGCAACTCCCGCTGTAGAAACAGCAGGACGTGAAGCAAAAGATATCCAAGATCTTATCGACCAGCAGAAAGGAGGTTTCAAAGTAGAACCTTGGGACTGGAATTTCTATGCAGAGCAGGTAAGAAAGGCAAAATTCGATCTTGATGAAAATGAAATCAAGCCGTATTTTGAAGTAACAACTGTATTGGAAAAAGGAGTTTTCTATGCTGCTGAAAAATTCTACGGAATTACTTTCAAGAAGAGAACCGACCTTCCGACTTACCATCCTGATGTAGTAGCTTATGAAGTTTTCGATCATGACGGGAAATCTATCGCCATTTATTATTTAGATTTCTATACAAGAGATTCTAAAAACGGAGGGGCATGGATGAGCAATTTCGTTGAACAATCATATCTTTTAGGAACAAAACCTGTTATTGTAAATTGTTTCAATTATCAAAAGCCCGCACCAGGAAAACCTTCTTTGATCAGCTATGATGATGTTTCTACCATGTTCCATGAATTCGGACATTCTATCCACGGAATGTTTGCCAACCAGAAATATCCGTCACTTTCAGGAACCAATGTTCCGAGAGACTTTGTAGAATTTCCTTCACAAATCAATGAGCACTGGGCTTTAGACCCGATTGTTTTGAAAAACTATGCGCTACATTATCAGACTAAACAGCCGATCCCGCAGACTTTAGTGGATAAGATTAAAAAAGCATCTACATTCAACCAAGGGTATATGACGACAGAATTAGTTTCTGCTGCAGAGCTTGATATGGACTGGCATACTGTAACTAACGAAAGCCAATTGATCCCAGTTTTAGATTTTGAAAAACAGTCTTTAGCCACTCATGGATTTACTTTAGCTACTGTTCCGCCAAGATATCACACACCTTATTTTGCCCACATTTGGGGAGGAGGATATTCAGCTGGATATTACGCATACTTATGGTCTGAGACACTGGATAATGACGCTTGGGAATGGATCAGCAAAAATGGAGGCCTAACAAGAGAAAATGGAGACCGTTTCAGAAAATACATTCTTTCCGTAGGAAATTCTGTAGACCTGAATCAGGCATTCAGAGACTTTACAGGACACAATCCGGATATCAAGCCTTTATTGAGAAACAGAGGATTTATTAAATAA
- a CDS encoding head GIN domain-containing protein — MKSTTLFIFSAFVLLASCNEKHERRNKDGGWVSKVTSTDNGAVKQKEFTGDFDEIEVSQAIDAEVIKSETERVVVSAPENIISEILVDNDHGKLHIHYKPGFRVMNSNRVTAKIYTKDFTKLIANSAGKITVRDKFTQEKTEVELSSAASITGDLEANKMEINADSSSSFEGKIWAVDLDIETSSAASVSISGKAKNADVSVSSGSSVSSKEVVAENVKATASSGGSLEITASSSIQAEASSGGSVTVSKRGNVTNITKNESSGGSVSIE, encoded by the coding sequence ATGAAATCAACGACTCTTTTTATTTTTTCGGCCTTTGTGCTGTTAGCCTCGTGTAATGAAAAACATGAGAGAAGAAACAAAGATGGCGGCTGGGTGTCTAAAGTGACAAGTACAGATAACGGAGCTGTTAAACAGAAAGAATTCACCGGAGATTTTGATGAGATTGAGGTTTCTCAAGCTATTGATGCCGAAGTTATAAAATCTGAAACTGAAAGAGTAGTTGTATCTGCTCCAGAAAACATCATCAGTGAAATCTTAGTGGATAATGACCATGGAAAACTGCACATTCATTACAAACCTGGGTTTAGAGTCATGAACAGCAACAGAGTTACCGCTAAAATTTATACAAAAGATTTTACTAAATTAATTGCTAATTCTGCAGGGAAGATAACAGTAAGAGATAAATTTACCCAAGAAAAAACAGAGGTAGAACTTTCCAGCGCAGCGAGTATTACCGGAGATCTTGAAGCTAATAAAATGGAAATCAATGCAGACAGCAGCAGCAGTTTTGAAGGAAAGATATGGGCTGTAGATTTAGATATTGAAACTTCTTCGGCAGCAAGTGTAAGTATTTCGGGAAAAGCTAAAAATGCAGACGTTAGTGTTTCTTCAGGATCAAGTGTTTCCAGTAAAGAAGTTGTAGCAGAAAATGTAAAAGCAACAGCTTCAAGCGGCGGGAGCTTAGAAATAACAGCTTCTTCAAGTATTCAGGCTGAGGCTTCTTCAGGAGGAAGTGTTACTGTTTCAAAAAGAGGAAACGTTACCAATATTACTAAAAATGAAAGCAGCGGCGGAAGCGTAAGCATTGAATAA
- a CDS encoding monovalent cation:proton antiporter-2 (CPA2) family protein, with translation MESSLAMNTLIFLGVAIIMVPLARKFGLSSVIGYIAGGIIIGPYVLRLTGKDVNDIMHASEFGVIMLLFLVGLELEPRKFWEMRKKIVGLGLTQILLTISLLLLAFISVGWRIDKAVAVAMCFALSSTAIVLQTLQEKNNLKTLAGEASFSTLLFQDIAVIPILAILPIIANYKASHSDNEIQIIIQRLPEWLQAGTVILGVAVLILLGKYVFVPFLRYVSKSGMTELLTASSLFLVIGVSELMVAIGLSPALGAFLAGVMLANSEFRHELEAQINPFKGLLLAVFFVSVGSTMNFNIIREDPLFIFSTVFTVLAIKFIVLYSIGKFFKIDTPQSLFYAFALSQVGEFAFVLLNYASNLYLLSPELNAQMMAVTAITMCITPFLLIINDKLIIPKFVKDIPETSHDFNILDGSIDQKKIIIVGFGHFGSTVGRLLKANKISATVLDRDPDRVKLLRSYGFKVYYGDATRIPILRAAGIEEAEVLVLCLDDSGDNKFIAEVVREHYPKVKIFVRAKNRIDAYTYLNNGIENIYRETLGTAVDMAVDVLHETGMRKYAARRLAQRFMAIDKASVRKLAKLKEEDELTLFTTKELLQREEELLAYDNLNFEDKNWEVSSSSEEEDEEDPD, from the coding sequence ATGGAATCCTCTTTGGCCATGAATACATTAATTTTTCTGGGCGTAGCCATTATTATGGTTCCGCTGGCAAGAAAATTCGGGCTGAGTTCTGTAATCGGATATATTGCGGGAGGGATTATTATAGGGCCTTATGTTCTAAGACTTACAGGAAAAGACGTGAATGACATCATGCACGCCAGTGAATTCGGAGTGATTATGCTTTTATTTTTAGTAGGTCTAGAACTAGAACCCAGAAAATTCTGGGAAATGCGCAAAAAGATCGTCGGGCTCGGTCTTACCCAGATTCTTCTTACCATTTCGCTCCTGCTTTTAGCTTTCATTAGTGTCGGCTGGAGGATAGACAAGGCCGTTGCGGTTGCCATGTGTTTTGCACTTTCTTCTACTGCGATTGTACTCCAGACCCTGCAGGAAAAGAATAATTTAAAAACACTGGCCGGTGAAGCCTCTTTTTCTACACTTTTATTTCAGGATATTGCCGTGATTCCCATACTCGCGATCTTACCTATCATTGCAAATTATAAAGCAAGCCACAGCGATAATGAAATACAGATTATTATTCAAAGACTTCCGGAATGGCTTCAAGCGGGAACAGTAATCTTGGGAGTTGCCGTTCTTATACTCTTAGGAAAATATGTTTTTGTTCCTTTTTTAAGATACGTCTCGAAATCCGGAATGACGGAATTACTCACCGCCTCTTCCCTATTTTTAGTAATCGGTGTTTCAGAACTAATGGTCGCCATAGGCCTGTCACCAGCTTTAGGAGCTTTTCTCGCGGGAGTAATGCTTGCCAACAGCGAATTCCGCCATGAACTTGAAGCTCAGATCAATCCTTTTAAAGGGCTACTGCTAGCCGTGTTTTTTGTAAGTGTAGGTTCTACCATGAACTTTAATATTATCCGGGAAGATCCATTGTTTATATTCAGTACGGTTTTTACGGTTCTGGCTATAAAATTTATTGTTTTATATTCCATCGGAAAATTCTTCAAGATAGATACTCCCCAAAGTTTATTTTATGCATTTGCCCTTTCACAGGTCGGCGAATTTGCTTTTGTTTTGCTTAATTACGCTTCAAACCTTTATCTTTTAAGTCCGGAACTTAATGCCCAGATGATGGCCGTTACTGCTATTACAATGTGCATTACTCCATTTCTCCTTATTATCAATGATAAATTAATTATTCCTAAATTCGTTAAAGACATCCCTGAAACGAGTCATGATTTCAATATCCTTGACGGCAGTATTGACCAGAAGAAAATCATTATTGTAGGGTTCGGGCACTTTGGAAGTACAGTAGGACGTTTATTAAAAGCCAATAAGATTTCGGCAACAGTTTTGGATAGAGATCCGGACCGTGTAAAGCTTCTGAGAAGTTACGGGTTTAAAGTATATTATGGAGATGCTACAAGAATTCCTATTCTAAGAGCCGCAGGAATTGAAGAAGCAGAAGTTTTGGTTCTTTGTCTTGATGACTCTGGTGATAATAAATTTATCGCAGAAGTTGTGCGTGAACATTACCCGAAAGTAAAAATATTTGTGAGAGCAAAAAATAGAATTGATGCTTATACTTATCTTAATAACGGCATTGAGAATATTTACCGTGAAACATTAGGAACCGCTGTAGATATGGCAGTGGATGTACTTCATGAAACCGGAATGCGGAAATATGCGGCAAGACGGCTCGCCCAAAGATTTATGGCTATAGATAAAGCTTCTGTGAGAAAACTCGCCAAATTGAAAGAAGAAGACGAGCTTACTTTATTTACTACAAAAGAACTTCTCCAGCGTGAAGAAGAGCTGCTGGCTTATGATAATTTAAATTTTGAAGATAAAAACTGGGAAGTTTCCTCATCCAGCGAGGAAGAAGATGAGGAAGATCCCGATTAA
- a CDS encoding NAD(P)H-dependent oxidoreductase gives MKKTLVVFAHPYLEHSNSNIELFNFYVRHQHFTLRDLYEDYPDFHIAAFRERKRLKNYDRFIFQFPIIWFGMPPLLRLWIDEVFDRDWLKEGVYNPLEGKEVYILVTTGGKERSFSKTGTYKYTVDELISGLIVSLNVFKANIKHTIVVYEANKLSKKEIILQKQKFVELLNQ, from the coding sequence TTGAAAAAAACATTAGTAGTTTTTGCACATCCATATCTTGAGCATTCAAACTCGAATATAGAGCTCTTCAATTTCTATGTCCGGCACCAGCACTTCACCCTGCGGGATCTTTACGAGGATTATCCGGATTTTCATATCGCTGCATTCAGGGAAAGAAAAAGGCTGAAAAATTATGACCGATTTATTTTTCAGTTTCCGATCATTTGGTTCGGAATGCCCCCTTTATTAAGACTTTGGATTGATGAAGTTTTTGACAGAGACTGGCTGAAAGAAGGAGTGTACAATCCTTTAGAAGGAAAAGAAGTCTATATTTTGGTTACCACCGGCGGAAAAGAGAGATCCTTCAGCAAAACCGGAACTTATAAATATACCGTAGATGAACTGATCAGTGGATTGATTGTTTCTTTAAATGTATTTAAAGCGAATATCAAACATACGATCGTAGTCTACGAAGCGAATAAACTCTCAAAAAAAGAAATCATTTTACAAAAGCAGAAATTTGTAGAACTCCTAAACCAATAA
- a CDS encoding TPM domain-containing protein: MKLRSLKIVFSFLLLCFYSFVSAQYTIPKKPAVLYPVYDEAGLLTQQQKDELNTKLIKFADSTSTEIEVVIIPSTKGQDVNFLATMFGEKWGIGKKGVDNGVVFLIATQDRTMSIQQGRAVEQYLTASVAGQILDYIVTPNFKQGLWYEGINRGTAAIMEAVQGKFKPVPVENNNSGGVLKIVIIAFIIFVILIFLFGKGGGGGNNDDDDDVIISRRGRTNYPGGFFPFPGSFGGGGFGGSSGGGGFGGFGGGGSFGGGGASGGW; this comes from the coding sequence ATGAAATTACGTTCTCTTAAAATAGTATTTTCATTTTTACTACTATGCTTTTACAGTTTTGTATCAGCACAATATACCATTCCTAAAAAACCAGCTGTTCTCTACCCCGTGTATGATGAAGCAGGACTTCTTACCCAGCAACAGAAAGATGAGCTTAATACAAAGCTTATAAAATTTGCAGATTCCACCTCAACAGAAATTGAAGTCGTGATTATCCCTTCCACAAAAGGACAAGATGTAAACTTTCTAGCCACTATGTTTGGCGAAAAGTGGGGAATCGGAAAAAAAGGAGTAGACAACGGCGTTGTTTTTCTGATTGCAACTCAGGACAGAACGATGTCTATACAGCAGGGAAGAGCTGTTGAACAATATTTAACAGCTTCTGTCGCAGGACAGATCTTAGATTATATCGTAACTCCAAATTTTAAGCAGGGACTTTGGTATGAGGGGATAAACCGCGGTACAGCTGCTATAATGGAAGCTGTGCAGGGGAAATTCAAGCCTGTTCCTGTAGAAAATAATAATTCCGGAGGCGTCCTTAAAATTGTTATCATTGCATTTATAATATTTGTGATCCTCATTTTCTTATTTGGAAAAGGCGGTGGCGGCGGAAATAATGACGACGATGATGATGTAATTATTTCCCGCAGAGGACGCACCAATTATCCGGGCGGATTCTTTCCTTTTCCTGGAAGTTTCGGTGGAGGCGGTTTTGGAGGCAGCTCTGGAGGCGGTGGATTTGGAGGCTTCGGAGGAGGAGGAAGTTTCGGCGGGGGCGGTGCTTCTGGAGGCTGGTAA
- a CDS encoding TPM domain-containing protein has product MMSRFLTNHQLASLVEAIQSAEEHSTGEIRVHIDASTEHHIAETAFEVFKKLNMNKTAERNAVLFHVNFEKKYLTIIGDVGIHEKVNQSYWDHLHDYITSEFAKGNYYKALKSAILETGLELKKYFPQIGESHNELSNEITFS; this is encoded by the coding sequence ATAATGAGCCGTTTTCTAACAAATCATCAATTGGCTTCCCTTGTGGAAGCCATTCAGTCAGCAGAAGAACACTCTACCGGAGAAATCAGAGTGCACATAGATGCTTCGACTGAGCATCATATTGCAGAAACAGCATTTGAGGTTTTTAAAAAATTAAATATGAATAAAACTGCCGAAAGAAATGCAGTCCTTTTCCATGTTAATTTTGAAAAAAAATACTTGACTATTATCGGCGATGTAGGAATTCATGAGAAAGTGAATCAATCCTACTGGGATCATCTGCATGATTACATCACTTCTGAATTTGCTAAAGGAAATTATTATAAAGCATTAAAAAGTGCCATCCTGGAAACAGGTCTCGAACTTAAAAAATATTTTCCCCAGATTGGAGAAAGCCACAATGAACTCTCTAATGAAATTACGTTCTCTTAA
- a CDS encoding LemA family protein: MKNKGCLSAGTIGIALLIIVVILFFWGKSGYNNFVKKEQDVNAKWSNVETVYQKRANLIPNLERTVKSYSKFEQETLTKVIEARSKATSVTIDPTNMTEADIAKFQSAQGELSGALSRLMAVVEQYPNLKADQQYINFQREYIAIENSIRTETVYYNNSVQDYNTSIKQFPNNILANFTNFKEKPLFKAEAGANKAPEVFTE; this comes from the coding sequence ATGAAAAATAAAGGCTGTCTAAGCGCCGGGACTATCGGTATTGCCCTCCTCATTATTGTCGTTATACTATTCTTCTGGGGTAAAAGCGGCTACAATAATTTTGTAAAAAAAGAGCAGGATGTAAATGCAAAATGGTCTAATGTAGAAACTGTTTACCAGAAAAGAGCTAATCTAATTCCGAATTTAGAAAGAACGGTAAAATCTTATTCAAAATTTGAACAGGAAACATTAACTAAAGTAATAGAAGCACGTTCTAAAGCTACTTCTGTAACGATAGATCCTACCAATATGACGGAAGCTGATATTGCTAAATTCCAGTCGGCACAGGGAGAACTATCAGGAGCATTGAGCAGGTTGATGGCTGTTGTAGAACAGTATCCTAATTTAAAAGCAGACCAGCAGTACATTAATTTCCAAAGAGAGTATATTGCTATTGAAAACAGTATCAGAACAGAAACAGTATACTATAACAACAGTGTTCAGGATTACAACACTTCTATAAAACAATTCCCGAATAACATTCTCGCGAATTTCACCAATTTTAAAGAAAAACCTTTATTTAAAGCAGAAGCAGGCGCAAACAAAGCACCAGAAGTTTTCACAGAATAA
- a CDS encoding dihydrofolate reductase — MTTIVVAMGEKNEIGSNNQLLWHLPTDLKHFKDLTSGHPIIMGRKTYESIGKPLPNRTNIVVSKKKDWFEEGILIVGSIKEAVKFAKKIDEEVFIIGGGNVYAQTMDIVDRLEVTLVKAELEADTFFPKIDSRVWKKTNETCHEKDEKNSYDFCFQTFERIKTD, encoded by the coding sequence ATGACGACAATAGTGGTGGCAATGGGAGAGAAAAATGAGATTGGTTCTAATAATCAATTGCTTTGGCATCTTCCGACAGATTTGAAACACTTTAAAGATCTTACATCGGGACATCCGATTATTATGGGAAGAAAAACATACGAAAGTATCGGAAAACCTCTTCCTAACCGTACTAATATTGTTGTTTCAAAAAAGAAAGACTGGTTTGAAGAAGGGATTTTAATTGTAGGAAGTATTAAAGAAGCTGTGAAATTTGCTAAAAAAATTGATGAAGAGGTCTTCATTATTGGAGGTGGAAATGTATATGCACAGACTATGGATATTGTTGATAGACTTGAAGTTACTTTAGTGAAAGCTGAATTGGAGGCTGATACTTTCTTCCCGAAAATAGACAGCAGAGTCTGGAAAAAGACAAATGAAACCTGTCATGAAAAAGATGAAAAGAATTCTTACGATTTTTGTTTTCAGACATTTGAAAGAATTAAGACGGACTAG
- a CDS encoding tetratricopeptide repeat protein yields the protein MNKYIKLVVAALLIITGVYMMFFTRSLGWGIVVFLLAAFPIFLFFKNENILLSFWFLRKQNMEKASKFLNNITDYKSQLHKTQYGYFHYLQGLTLAQEHPTKVEPLMRKALEYGLNMKHDRAMATLNLAASAISKGRKQEGQKLLEEAKRLDTAGMMTDQIKMMKDQLKMPSMQKHMHNPNMRQRGKFS from the coding sequence ATGAATAAATACATAAAACTTGTAGTCGCAGCACTTCTTATAATTACTGGAGTTTACATGATGTTTTTTACAAGAAGTTTAGGCTGGGGGATCGTTGTTTTCCTTCTTGCTGCCTTTCCTATTTTTCTTTTCTTTAAAAATGAGAATATTCTTTTGTCATTTTGGTTCTTGAGAAAACAGAACATGGAAAAAGCTTCAAAGTTTCTAAATAATATCACCGATTATAAAAGCCAGCTTCATAAAACTCAATATGGTTATTTCCACTATTTACAAGGACTGACGCTTGCTCAGGAGCATCCTACGAAAGTAGAGCCTTTGATGAGAAAGGCTTTGGAATATGGACTGAATATGAAACATGACAGAGCAATGGCCACACTGAATCTTGCAGCATCAGCTATTTCAAAAGGAAGAAAGCAGGAAGGACAGAAGCTTTTAGAGGAAGCTAAAAGATTAGACACTGCCGGAATGATGACGGATCAGATCAAAATGATGAAAGATCAGTTGAAAATGCCTTCTATGCAGAAACATATGCATAATCCAAATATGAGACAGAGAGGGAAATTCTCTTAA
- a CDS encoding trimeric intracellular cation channel family protein → MHEQFNFIIEVLGTIAFSMSGSFAAMQKRLDPFGVLIIAFVTSVGGGTVRDLLLDIPVFWMHDLLTCALIIITSIFSMIFKSLEKNFKVTLFIFDSFGLGLFTIIGVQKGLHADIHPLICIGLGTITGCFGGIIRDILLNRIPLIFRKEIYATACIVGGSAFLLMTKYSSMSYTFVQIFTILLIVGIRTLAVKYHWQIPKFYGHDHSSEM, encoded by the coding sequence ATGCACGAACAGTTTAATTTTATTATAGAAGTATTAGGAACCATCGCTTTCTCGATGTCGGGCAGCTTTGCCGCGATGCAGAAGCGTCTTGATCCTTTCGGCGTGCTTATTATTGCATTTGTAACTTCTGTAGGAGGAGGAACTGTAAGAGATTTATTGCTGGATATTCCCGTTTTCTGGATGCATGATCTATTGACTTGTGCCTTGATTATCATTACCAGCATATTTTCAATGATATTTAAATCGTTAGAGAAAAACTTTAAGGTAACCTTATTTATTTTCGACAGCTTCGGGCTTGGATTATTTACAATTATCGGGGTTCAAAAAGGACTGCATGCAGATATCCATCCTTTAATATGTATTGGTCTAGGAACCATTACAGGATGTTTCGGGGGGATTATCCGGGATATTCTATTGAATAGAATTCCTTTGATTTTCAGGAAAGAAATTTATGCAACAGCATGTATCGTAGGCGGTTCAGCCTTCTTATTAATGACAAAATACTCATCGATGTCCTATACTTTTGTTCAAATCTTCACCATTCTATTAATTGTAGGGATAAGAACATTAGCCGTGAAATACCACTGGCAGATTCCTAAATTTTACGGCCATGACCATAGTTCGGAAATGTAA
- the coaD gene encoding pantetheine-phosphate adenylyltransferase — protein sequence MRIAVFPGSFDPITLGHYDIIERAAPLFDKLIIAIGQNSQKKYMFPLEKRMEFIQNSVAEFPNVEVDYFEGLTVDFCFEKNAQFILRGLRNPADFEFEKAIAHTNRTLAHKKLETVFLLTSSGKSFISSSIVREIINHGGEYELLVPEAVRVEKKIK from the coding sequence ATGAGAATTGCTGTATTTCCGGGATCTTTTGATCCTATTACATTAGGACATTATGATATTATAGAAAGAGCGGCTCCGCTTTTTGACAAACTGATTATTGCAATCGGGCAGAATTCGCAGAAGAAATATATGTTTCCTTTAGAAAAGAGAATGGAATTTATTCAAAATTCTGTGGCAGAATTTCCAAACGTGGAAGTAGATTATTTTGAAGGACTGACCGTAGATTTCTGTTTCGAAAAAAATGCACAGTTTATCCTGAGAGGGTTAAGAAATCCCGCTGATTTTGAATTCGAAAAAGCGATCGCCCACACCAACAGAACTTTAGCTCACAAAAAATTGGAAACGGTATTTTTACTGACCTCATCTGGAAAATCATTCATCAGCAGCAGCATTGTAAGAGAGATCATCAACCATGGAGGCGAATATGAATTATTAGTTCCAGAAGCAGTAAGAGTAGAAAAAAAAATTAAATAA